Proteins encoded together in one Acholeplasma hippikon window:
- a CDS encoding lysophospholipid acyltransferase family protein: MIECQKPFTQNRKRWYRVLKFLMRSRYKKPEFIFLGDKPSHGAIILSNHVGTDAPMSLEIYCDFPIRMWGTHEMNSGLIKLYKYQSKVYYHEKKHWNLHLARLFCIIASPLTSLFYKGLNLISTYKDFRFKYTLEESLKTIKNKKENIVIFPEKSDEGYLDELKGFHGGFVVLAEYLLRNQIDVPIYVSYFNLKEMTYIFGNPINYSTLKKMGLNRNEIAEYLVNECNKLNKLNLKNVEEESLVKV, from the coding sequence GTGATAGAATGTCAAAAACCGTTTACTCAAAATAGAAAACGTTGGTATCGCGTACTTAAATTTTTGATGCGATCAAGATATAAAAAACCAGAATTCATATTTTTAGGTGATAAACCTAGTCATGGAGCCATAATTCTTTCAAATCATGTTGGAACCGATGCACCAATGTCATTAGAAATATATTGTGATTTTCCAATAAGAATGTGGGGAACACATGAGATGAATTCAGGTTTGATAAAACTATACAAATATCAATCAAAAGTATATTATCATGAAAAGAAACATTGGAATCTTCATTTAGCAAGATTGTTTTGCATAATTGCTAGTCCGCTCACTAGTCTTTTCTATAAAGGATTAAATTTAATTTCAACCTACAAAGATTTTAGATTCAAATATACATTAGAGGAAAGTTTAAAAACCATTAAGAATAAAAAGGAAAATATTGTTATTTTCCCAGAAAAGTCAGATGAGGGATATTTAGATGAACTTAAAGGTTTTCACGGTGGATTTGTCGTACTTGCCGAGTATTTACTAAGAAATCAAATTGATGTGCCTATTTATGTATCATATTTTAATTTAAAAGAAATGACATATATATTTGGAAATCCTATTAATTATAGTACACTTAAAAAAATGGGTTTAAACCGAAATGAAATTGCAGAGTATCTAGTTAATGAATGCAATAAGTTAAATAAGTTAAATTTAAAAAATGTTGAAGAAGAATCATTAGTGAAAGTATAA
- a CDS encoding ABC transporter permease — MNEAIKTDKRKIQKNKVKTFFQKPENVILVLFGVVLTIATIAPILTLLVDTFVIKPGSYAAYATGKSSGFTLVNWKDLFFGNSSKQNLWLPLWNSIVLAVMSCLVSIAFGGTFAYLVTRTNMKFKKYLSAIFIFPYIMPQWTLAVVWLNLFKSAAVTGGSNGLVASLFNVNMPAWFVQGMFPSILILALHYAPFAYILIGSIFRNMDSNLEEAAVILNTPKWKVFRKVTLPMIYPAILSTVLLVFGSAMGSYPVPHYLKLTTLSTKYVQLGVRRAGQTSILGVIMMLFGVAILMVNQRATKSRKSYTTVTGKSGQASEVNLGKIGRYAIASFFIIFTFFTSIYPIFSFALETFLPNPGDYSFLKSGDWSSLTLKWWTHRGTGEAGTYGQQGILYNTMIWNGFKGSLIVASVSALVAGTIGLLIGYAVAKRRKTKLASFVNNIAFLPYLLPSLAIGIAFFIFGSNLGIYDTYLLVIIAGTIKYIPFSARSSLNSMMQLSNEIEEAALIQGIPWRKRMTRIIIPIQKAAIISGFMLPFMTAIRELTLFMLLVNQSKLSTTLLSYFDEMGLYAFSSGINLVIIITILLFNFGVNKLTGASLDKGVGGGK; from the coding sequence ATGAATGAGGCAATTAAAACAGACAAACGAAAGATTCAAAAAAACAAAGTAAAAACATTCTTTCAAAAGCCAGAAAACGTCATTCTTGTTTTATTTGGTGTTGTCTTAACAATTGCTACCATTGCTCCAATTTTAACACTTCTAGTTGATACATTTGTGATTAAACCCGGAAGTTATGCCGCATATGCGACAGGTAAATCTTCCGGGTTTACTCTAGTCAATTGGAAAGACTTGTTTTTTGGGAATTCATCAAAACAGAATTTATGGCTTCCTTTATGGAATAGTATAGTCTTAGCAGTTATGTCATGTCTTGTTTCAATCGCATTTGGTGGAACATTTGCTTACCTTGTGACAAGAACTAACATGAAATTCAAAAAATATTTAAGTGCTATTTTTATCTTTCCATATATTATGCCACAATGGACATTAGCGGTTGTATGGCTAAACTTATTTAAGAGTGCGGCAGTTACAGGGGGATCAAACGGTTTAGTAGCATCGTTATTTAACGTTAATATGCCAGCTTGGTTTGTACAAGGGATGTTCCCATCGATACTTATTCTAGCATTACACTACGCACCGTTTGCGTATATTTTAATCGGAAGTATTTTTAGAAATATGGATTCAAATCTAGAAGAGGCAGCAGTTATTTTAAATACACCTAAATGGAAAGTATTTAGAAAAGTTACCTTACCAATGATTTATCCGGCTATTCTTTCTACAGTATTATTAGTTTTTGGTAGTGCGATGGGTAGTTATCCAGTACCACATTACTTAAAACTAACAACACTTTCTACTAAGTATGTTCAGTTAGGTGTACGTCGTGCTGGACAAACTAGTATCCTTGGTGTCATTATGATGTTATTTGGGGTTGCCATTTTAATGGTAAACCAAAGAGCCACAAAGAGTAGAAAATCATATACAACAGTGACCGGTAAGAGTGGACAAGCAAGTGAAGTTAATTTAGGTAAAATTGGAAGATATGCAATCGCATCATTCTTTATCATTTTTACCTTCTTTACAAGTATTTACCCAATCTTCTCGTTCGCATTAGAAACATTCCTACCAAACCCAGGAGATTATAGCTTCTTAAAATCTGGTGACTGGAGTTCATTAACACTTAAATGGTGGACTCACCGCGGTACTGGAGAAGCAGGTACCTATGGTCAACAAGGTATTTTATATAACACAATGATTTGGAATGGTTTCAAGGGTTCATTAATTGTTGCATCAGTATCTGCATTAGTTGCAGGGACAATTGGGTTATTAATTGGGTATGCAGTTGCGAAGCGTAGAAAGACGAAGTTAGCATCATTTGTTAACAATATCGCATTTTTACCTTACTTATTACCATCATTAGCAATTGGTATTGCATTCTTTATTTTTGGATCAAACTTAGGAATTTACGATACTTATCTTTTAGTAATTATCGCAGGAACAATTAAGTACATTCCATTCTCAGCTAGATCATCTTTAAACTCAATGATGCAGTTAAGTAATGAAATTGAAGAAGCTGCGTTAATCCAAGGTATTCCATGGCGTAAACGTATGACTCGCATCATTATTCCAATTCAAAAAGCTGCAATCATCAGTGGATTCATGCTTCCATTTATGACTGCGATTCGTGAATTAACATTATTCATGCTACTTGTGAACCAATCTAAATTAAGTACAACATTATTATCATATTTTGATGAAATGGGACTTTATGCATTCTCAAGTGGTATTAACTTAGTCATTATTATTACTATTCTATTATTTAACTTTGGAGTAAATAAACTTACTGGAGCAAGTTTAGATAAAGGCGTTGGAGGAGGAAAGTAA
- a CDS encoding alpha-glucosidase — protein MKVANWKDAVIYQIYPRSFKDSNDDGIGDIPGIISKLDYLKSLGVDIIWLSPVYDSPNDDNGYDICDYQSIHKDFGTMEDMENLINEAKNRGIGIIMDLVINHTSDEHPWFIQSKDKTSPYRDYYIWQDKPNNWTSFFGGKAWSKVDDSYYLHLFSKKQPDLNLKNLKVIEEIKNIMHFWLKKGIMGFRCDVINVIYKTSLANGKKRLVLTGLEHYHSQKGCHDILKELRKDVMDLYPNAFTVGETVLVNTKQANELILPENKELNMVFGFQHMETDQINNKWFKTKFKPKKFMKTIFKWQEEVFWNANYLENHDQPRSVSRFGDDKKYHSESAKMLAVLNLTLKGTPYIYEGQEIGMTNAYFDSLEDYQDVESKNIYQLAKKLGFPKWLRYRLLRTASRDNARQPVQWDATFGFTKGMSWLKENPNKRYINVLDNLKNEDSILNFYKELIKLRKSSDILKKGDFKRVYLSKHVFVYERLFEAKKLTIILNMSKKIHRYPFEIDGKKILGNYKEENNKLRPYEAVIISNE, from the coding sequence ATGAAAGTTGCAAATTGGAAAGATGCAGTTATTTATCAAATTTATCCACGAAGTTTTAAAGATTCAAATGATGATGGTATTGGGGATATACCAGGAATTATTTCAAAATTAGATTATTTAAAATCATTAGGTGTAGACATTATATGGTTATCACCTGTTTATGATTCACCAAATGACGATAATGGATACGATATTTGTGATTATCAGTCAATTCATAAAGATTTTGGAACCATGGAAGATATGGAAAATTTAATCAATGAAGCCAAAAATAGAGGTATAGGTATCATTATGGATTTAGTGATTAATCATACCTCAGATGAGCATCCGTGGTTTATTCAAAGTAAAGATAAAACAAGTCCATACAGAGATTATTATATTTGGCAAGATAAACCAAATAACTGGACTAGTTTTTTTGGTGGTAAAGCTTGGTCTAAAGTCGATGATTCATATTATTTACATTTATTTAGCAAGAAACAACCTGATCTTAACTTAAAAAACCTTAAAGTAATTGAAGAAATAAAGAATATTATGCACTTTTGGCTCAAAAAAGGCATTATGGGATTTAGATGTGATGTTATTAATGTGATATACAAAACATCATTAGCAAATGGGAAAAAACGCTTAGTTTTAACAGGTTTAGAACATTATCATTCTCAAAAAGGTTGTCATGATATTTTAAAAGAATTAAGAAAAGACGTTATGGATTTATATCCAAACGCTTTTACTGTTGGTGAAACTGTTTTAGTTAATACGAAACAGGCAAATGAGTTGATCCTACCTGAAAATAAAGAATTAAATATGGTTTTTGGTTTCCAGCATATGGAAACAGACCAAATTAACAATAAATGGTTTAAAACCAAATTTAAACCTAAAAAATTTATGAAAACAATCTTTAAATGGCAAGAAGAAGTTTTTTGGAATGCTAATTATTTAGAAAATCATGACCAGCCAAGAAGTGTTTCACGTTTTGGTGATGATAAGAAATATCATAGTGAAAGTGCAAAAATGTTAGCAGTTCTTAATTTAACTTTAAAAGGCACACCTTATATTTATGAAGGTCAAGAAATTGGAATGACCAATGCTTATTTTGATTCACTTGAAGATTACCAAGATGTAGAAAGTAAAAACATTTATCAATTAGCTAAGAAGTTAGGTTTTCCAAAATGGTTAAGATATCGTTTACTAAGAACAGCAAGTCGTGATAATGCTAGACAACCTGTTCAATGGGATGCTACTTTTGGGTTTACAAAAGGTATGAGTTGGTTAAAAGAAAATCCAAATAAAAGATATATTAACGTCTTAGATAACTTAAAAAATGAAGATTCAATTTTAAATTTTTACAAAGAATTAATCAAACTAAGAAAATCATCAGATATTCTAAAAAAAGGGGATTTCAAACGCGTTTATTTATCCAAACATGTGTTTGTATATGAAAGATTATTTGAAGCTAAAAAGCTTACCATAATTTTAAATATGTCTAAAAAAATTCATCGCTATCCATTTGAAATTGATGGTAAAAAAATCCTTGGCAATTATAAAGAAGAAAATAATAAATTACGACCATATGAAGCAGTAATTATTTCAAATGAATAG
- a CDS encoding ClbS/DfsB family four-helix bundle protein, with product MTESEKTYQKLIDYISSLDETLQNKAFKTSDHDKNIRDVLAHLYEWHQLLFTAYKVGCVEMKIPILPKKGYTWNELNRLNQDIWEMYQDVSLREIKERLNQSHYETLLIVEKLSEAEPFNKGVFTWTGDSTLAHYIMEHLSLHYEWALNKIKNLLNENK from the coding sequence ATTACTGAAAGTGAAAAAACGTATCAGAAATTGATAGATTATATCAGTAGTTTAGATGAAACTTTACAAAATAAAGCATTTAAAACTTCTGACCATGATAAAAATATACGAGATGTTTTAGCTCATCTTTATGAATGGCATCAGTTATTATTTACAGCATATAAAGTTGGATGTGTGGAAATGAAAATACCTATTCTTCCCAAAAAAGGTTATACTTGGAATGAACTTAATCGACTTAATCAAGATATTTGGGAGATGTATCAAGATGTGTCCTTAAGAGAAATTAAAGAAAGATTAAATCAATCTCATTATGAAACACTTTTGATTGTAGAAAAATTAAGTGAAGCAGAACCGTTTAATAAAGGCGTATTTACATGGACGGGGGATTCAACCTTAGCACATTACATCATGGAGCATTTATCACTTCACTATGAATGGGCATTGAACAAAATTAAAAATCTATTGAATGAGAATAAATAA
- a CDS encoding ABC transporter ATP-binding protein: protein MPEIILTNITKRWGNFYAVDNLNLTIADNSFVTLLGPSGCGKTTTLRMIAGLESPTSGKITIDGETVFDSEAGINVPPNKRKVGFLFQNYALWPNMTVYDNIAFGLKNIKEEMPSVNFAVKKLDDLMEVLKKAPALKTIFEESLNKEGEVDAKKATLKIIDKFKVSSYTAKSILGFKLYHVESFEENVEKKLAELSAHKDAEIQKISQKGITLNEKYEEIKDGKVILKKRRLHKEEVDLRVYDVAKIVKIGMFMDRYPNELSGGQQQRVAIARTLAPEPKVLFMDEPLSNLDAKLRLEMRSELQRLHVDTNSTFIYVTHDQLEAMTLATKICLLDNGILQQYEEPLTVYEKPNNIFVADFVGNPAINFVDAVGKEVDGKFQIKIWDKYDVTFTPNEKVNYDKWLKEAEAKALAEKHEYAIEKINKDMPFNYVVSKVESTELVSEDATKHKADFILGIRPEFIEINKDGQFEGEIYSSMPTGMETTVKIKVGKYLVTGVVFGNINYHIDEKVRFNINTDSINIFSASNQRLVTTGSLK from the coding sequence ATGCCAGAAATTATATTAACGAACATAACAAAAAGATGGGGCAATTTCTACGCCGTTGATAACCTAAATCTAACAATAGCAGACAATTCATTTGTTACACTATTAGGCCCATCAGGATGTGGAAAAACAACAACATTAAGAATGATTGCAGGCTTGGAATCACCAACGTCTGGTAAAATCACAATCGATGGAGAAACTGTATTTGATAGTGAAGCTGGAATTAATGTTCCACCTAACAAGAGAAAAGTAGGATTCTTATTCCAAAACTATGCTTTATGGCCAAATATGACTGTTTATGATAACATAGCATTTGGTTTAAAAAATATCAAAGAAGAAATGCCTTCTGTTAACTTTGCGGTGAAAAAATTAGATGATTTAATGGAAGTACTAAAAAAAGCACCAGCATTAAAAACTATTTTTGAAGAGTCACTTAATAAAGAAGGCGAAGTTGATGCTAAAAAAGCGACACTTAAAATAATTGACAAGTTTAAAGTATCAAGTTATACAGCAAAATCAATTTTAGGATTCAAACTATATCATGTTGAATCATTTGAAGAAAATGTTGAGAAGAAGTTAGCAGAACTATCTGCACATAAAGATGCTGAAATTCAAAAAATTTCACAAAAAGGCATTACTTTAAATGAGAAATATGAAGAAATTAAAGATGGTAAAGTTATTCTTAAGAAACGTAGATTACACAAAGAAGAAGTTGATTTACGTGTCTATGATGTAGCTAAGATTGTTAAAATTGGTATGTTTATGGATCGTTATCCGAATGAACTATCAGGGGGACAACAACAACGTGTTGCTATTGCAAGAACACTAGCTCCTGAACCAAAAGTATTATTCATGGACGAACCACTTTCTAACTTAGATGCTAAGTTACGTTTAGAAATGCGATCAGAGTTACAAAGACTTCACGTAGATACTAATTCTACATTCATTTATGTAACCCACGATCAATTAGAAGCTATGACTTTAGCAACTAAAATCTGTTTATTAGATAATGGTATTCTTCAACAATATGAAGAACCACTAACTGTTTATGAAAAACCAAATAACATTTTTGTTGCTGACTTCGTTGGTAACCCTGCAATCAACTTTGTTGATGCAGTTGGTAAAGAAGTAGATGGTAAATTTCAAATTAAGATTTGGGATAAATATGATGTGACATTTACTCCAAATGAAAAAGTAAATTATGATAAATGGTTAAAAGAAGCTGAAGCCAAAGCTCTAGCTGAAAAACATGAGTATGCAATCGAAAAAATTAATAAAGATATGCCATTTAATTATGTAGTATCTAAAGTTGAGTCAACTGAATTAGTTTCTGAAGATGCAACAAAACATAAGGCTGATTTTATCTTAGGTATTAGACCGGAATTTATTGAAATTAATAAAGATGGTCAATTTGAAGGTGAAATTTATAGTTCAATGCCAACAGGTATGGAAACAACTGTGAAAATTAAAGTTGGTAAGTATTTAGTAACTGGTGTGGTATTTGGAAATATTAACTATCACATTGATGAAAAAGTCAGATTTAATATTAATACAGATAGTATCAATATTTTCTCAGCAAGTAATCAAAGATTAGTTACTACAGGATCACTAAAATAA
- a CDS encoding beta-glucosidase has product MELTLDEKIELLEGLDVWHTKHFNKLSKFMMADGPHGLRKQLSHGDNLGINGSEVATLFPTASLLASSFDRNLLEKLGNALANQAKSQEVNMVLGPGINIKRTPLCGRNFEYFSEDPYLTGELASSYVRGVESNRIGTSVKHFFANNQETNRLFINTVVDERALHEIYLKAFKRVIKEKPASIMASYNKINGYYGTEHPIINNLLRNEWGYKGVVVSDWGAIDNRLNALKEGTDLEMPSSKGYYSKIVKDSLSDQPDLVNYIDESTNRIIEMINKYQINEKIETDFEVDHELAIKIALESMVLLKNDNILPLSNHKKTVIIGGFIENIRTQGGGSSHINPYRVDQINEIYQSYFEHAKLSLGYELDHDGKSPLLFEDACKKAKESDQVIYLMGLPERLETEGIDRKTINLPKTQVDLLKELYKVNQNIVVVLLTGSVVDTSYKDYAKGILLAYLPGEGGAHAILKTLIGESNPSGRLPETWIENLNDVPKIGYDNASVYYDESIFVGYRKYSSFNIKVNYPFGYGLSYSKLTYDDFKIEAHDTFYLLSMKIKNESEMDAKEVIQVYLETIKSGIFRPKKELVAFDKVEIKKQKEKLVEIKVYKQNLTFYDVTTNKFVTETGNYKLNISKNVDDVIHAFDINLEGNKTFEVTYHEPWKLYKKENFSKLFNHDLPPKNIIYKKPFDLSTPLFALKGTFMGRRVVNYIIKEATKQISDSKQSWMRQIVENSLLEMPLRSLASFGSSVLNFEMVEGIADLASNKLLKGIKKIKRGQKDLKHE; this is encoded by the coding sequence ATGGAACTTACATTAGATGAAAAAATAGAATTACTTGAAGGGTTAGATGTATGGCATACGAAGCATTTTAATAAGTTATCAAAGTTTATGATGGCAGATGGTCCACATGGACTTAGAAAACAATTAAGTCATGGTGATAATTTAGGTATTAATGGTAGTGAGGTTGCAACGCTTTTTCCTACAGCATCCTTACTGGCCTCAAGTTTTGATAGAAACTTATTAGAAAAATTAGGTAATGCACTTGCTAATCAGGCCAAAAGCCAAGAAGTAAATATGGTCTTAGGGCCAGGTATAAACATAAAAAGAACACCACTTTGTGGAAGAAATTTTGAATACTTTTCAGAAGATCCCTATTTAACTGGTGAATTAGCATCTAGTTATGTTAGAGGAGTTGAATCAAATCGTATTGGTACATCTGTTAAACATTTTTTTGCTAATAATCAGGAAACAAATAGATTATTTATAAATACTGTAGTTGATGAGCGTGCACTACATGAAATATATTTAAAAGCTTTTAAGCGAGTTATAAAAGAAAAGCCAGCATCAATTATGGCAAGTTACAATAAAATCAATGGATATTATGGTACAGAACATCCAATTATTAATAATCTCTTAAGAAACGAATGGGGTTATAAAGGTGTTGTGGTAAGTGACTGGGGTGCAATTGATAATCGCCTGAATGCATTAAAAGAAGGAACAGACTTAGAAATGCCTAGTTCAAAAGGATATTATTCAAAAATTGTTAAAGATAGTCTAAGTGATCAGCCAGATTTAGTTAATTATATTGATGAATCCACTAATAGAATCATTGAGATGATTAATAAGTATCAAATAAATGAAAAAATAGAAACCGATTTTGAAGTAGATCACGAGCTAGCTATTAAAATAGCTTTAGAATCAATGGTTTTATTAAAAAATGACAATATTTTACCCTTAAGTAATCATAAAAAAACAGTCATTATTGGTGGTTTTATTGAAAATATAAGAACTCAAGGTGGCGGAAGTTCACATATCAATCCTTATCGAGTGGATCAAATTAATGAAATATACCAATCTTATTTTGAGCATGCTAAACTAAGTTTAGGATATGAACTGGATCATGATGGTAAGAGTCCATTATTATTTGAAGACGCATGTAAAAAAGCTAAAGAATCAGATCAAGTAATTTATCTAATGGGTTTACCCGAAAGACTAGAAACTGAAGGTATTGATCGAAAGACAATTAATTTACCAAAAACGCAAGTTGATTTATTAAAGGAACTTTATAAAGTAAATCAAAATATTGTTGTTGTCTTATTAACTGGGTCAGTTGTTGACACGAGTTATAAAGATTATGCTAAAGGAATACTTTTAGCATATCTTCCAGGTGAAGGTGGCGCACATGCTATTTTAAAAACACTTATAGGAGAATCTAATCCATCTGGTAGATTACCTGAAACATGGATAGAAAATTTAAATGATGTGCCAAAAATTGGTTATGATAATGCCTCAGTCTATTATGATGAATCAATCTTTGTTGGCTACAGAAAATATAGTTCGTTTAACATAAAAGTAAATTATCCGTTTGGATATGGATTAAGTTATTCTAAATTAACATATGATGACTTTAAGATTGAAGCACATGATACATTTTATTTATTATCAATGAAAATTAAGAATGAATCAGAAATGGATGCTAAGGAAGTTATTCAAGTTTACTTAGAAACAATTAAATCGGGTATTTTTAGACCTAAAAAAGAGTTGGTTGCTTTTGATAAGGTAGAAATAAAAAAACAAAAAGAAAAATTAGTAGAAATTAAAGTTTATAAACAAAATTTAACATTTTATGATGTAACTACAAACAAATTTGTAACAGAAACTGGGAATTATAAATTAAATATTAGTAAAAATGTTGATGATGTGATACATGCATTTGATATTAATTTAGAAGGAAATAAAACATTTGAAGTGACATATCATGAGCCATGGAAATTATATAAAAAAGAAAATTTTAGTAAACTATTTAATCATGATTTACCGCCTAAAAATATCATTTATAAAAAACCATTTGATCTTTCAACACCATTATTTGCATTAAAAGGTACTTTTATGGGTAGAAGAGTTGTTAATTACATCATTAAAGAGGCAACGAAACAAATTTCAGATAGTAAACAAAGTTGGATGAGACAAATTGTAGAAAATTCATTACTTGAAATGCCACTAAGATCGTTAGCATCATTTGGTTCTAGTGTACTAAACTTTGAAATGGTAGAAGGCATTGCTGATTTAGCAAGTAACAAATTATTAAAAGGAATAAAGAAAATTAAAAGGGGACAAAAGGATTTAAAGCATGAATGA
- the pgmB gene encoding beta-phosphoglucomutase translates to MKVKTIIFDLDGVIVHTDKFHYLAWEKICEEEGLLFDESINHQLRGVSRRESLDLILKYNQKELKDIKKDELLEKKNNLYKESLNHLTKNDLSNDILDTLLELKKRGYLIAIGSSSKNTKFILEKLEIINLFDAISDGTNISRSKPDPEVFLYISNILNQSNETCLVVEDANAGIEAAKRVKMIAVGIGDSVSEEIADYKIKNISNIIQLLELINNN, encoded by the coding sequence ATGAAAGTAAAAACAATTATCTTTGATTTAGATGGTGTAATTGTCCATACAGATAAATTTCATTATTTAGCTTGGGAAAAGATTTGTGAAGAAGAAGGATTACTTTTTGATGAGTCAATCAATCATCAATTACGTGGTGTCTCAAGAAGAGAATCTCTAGATTTAATTTTGAAGTATAACCAAAAAGAACTAAAAGATATAAAAAAAGATGAATTGCTTGAGAAGAAAAACAACTTATACAAAGAAAGCTTAAATCATTTAACAAAAAATGATTTAAGTAATGATATATTAGATACATTACTAGAACTTAAAAAAAGAGGCTACTTAATCGCAATTGGATCATCAAGCAAGAATACAAAATTTATATTAGAAAAATTAGAGATTATAAATCTTTTTGATGCGATCAGTGATGGGACGAACATCAGTAGGTCAAAACCAGACCCTGAGGTTTTTCTATATATTTCTAACATACTAAATCAGTCAAATGAAACTTGCTTGGTTGTTGAAGACGCAAATGCAGGGATTGAGGCAGCTAAAAGGGTGAAGATGATTGCTGTTGGTATTGGAGATTCAGTAAGTGAAGAAATTGCAGATTATAAGATAAAAAATATTTCAAATATCATTCAATTACTTGAATTAATAAATAATAATTAA